A part of Streptomyces sp. DSM 40750 genomic DNA contains:
- a CDS encoding FkbM family methyltransferase yields the protein MPLAIRLPHHSGVLEADGSYPRALNVLSRKQTAVQRQLRRSGLAGYEPVTQATLLALAQQAPPGSAVYDVGAHIGLYAALIDAVYGHRLSVHAFEPTPDTARICEDIRRHNGLGFELITSAVSDTPGTAELCLSLKGESSNSLNAAHRKHTETVSVPVTTLDAFTEERSARPHLIKIDVETLEGQVLAGALETVRRHRPWIVLEILPSSDHDALGRALDVLTELGYGLHLLQPESPWPGRNRGDYRRHVGGQCRDWLLAPAPLTYDFHHAVRTWLRAILACDERTNLIVPAGVFFPHGWNAPYRSALASEVHDRLSWRKSRPGRVQART from the coding sequence CGCTCAACGTCCTGAGCCGCAAACAGACCGCCGTACAGCGGCAGCTGCGCCGATCGGGTCTGGCGGGGTACGAGCCCGTCACCCAGGCGACGCTGCTGGCCCTGGCGCAGCAGGCGCCGCCGGGCAGCGCGGTGTACGACGTCGGCGCGCACATCGGCCTCTACGCGGCACTGATCGACGCGGTGTACGGCCACCGGCTGTCGGTGCACGCCTTCGAACCGACACCGGACACGGCACGCATCTGTGAGGACATCCGCCGGCACAACGGCCTCGGCTTCGAGCTGATCACCTCGGCGGTCTCCGACACGCCGGGCACCGCCGAGCTCTGTCTGTCCCTGAAGGGCGAATCCTCCAACTCCCTCAACGCCGCGCATCGCAAGCACACCGAGACCGTGAGCGTGCCGGTCACCACGCTGGACGCGTTCACCGAGGAACGGTCGGCCCGGCCCCACCTCATCAAGATCGATGTGGAGACGCTGGAGGGCCAGGTGCTGGCGGGCGCGCTGGAGACGGTGCGCCGCCACCGGCCCTGGATCGTGCTGGAGATCCTGCCCAGCTCGGACCATGACGCCTTGGGCCGGGCGTTGGATGTGCTCACCGAGCTGGGGTACGGACTGCATCTCCTCCAGCCGGAGAGCCCGTGGCCCGGCAGAAACCGCGGCGACTACCGTCGGCACGTGGGCGGTCAGTGCCGCGACTGGCTGCTCGCGCCCGCGCCGCTCACCTACGACTTCCACCACGCGGTACGCACCTGGCTCAGGGCCATCCTGGCGTGCGACGAGCGCACCAACCTGATCGTCCCCGCCGGTGTCTTCTTCCCCCACGGCTGGAACGCCCCGTATCGGTCTGCCCTGGCGAGTGAAGTCCACGACCGCCTCAGCTGGCGTAAGTCACGGCCGGGCCGGGTCCAGGCGAGGACGTGA
- a CDS encoding DUF397 domain-containing protein gives MEVAPGFPGLVPVRDSKNPDGPVMVINRSAWHRFVDTVRTLP, from the coding sequence ATCGAAGTAGCCCCCGGTTTCCCCGGACTCGTCCCCGTCCGCGACAGCAAGAACCCTGACGGCCCCGTAATGGTCATCAACCGCTCCGCCTGGCACCGCTTCGTCGACACCGTTCGGACGCTTCCGTAA
- a CDS encoding helix-turn-helix domain-containing protein, producing the protein MTRRNAEGAGGAGSSVLFGEVLRHFREAALLTQEALAKQIPCDRSQVAKIEAGTRVPSEQFAKRCDAVLDTGGVLTRMWGKVDWYPQVEHPDWFKRRAEMDAEVVDLRAYHERVIPGLLQTVDYMEALFSRRRRTSEEVEERVRARLSRQQRFLEPDGPFYAVVLDESCLRNLVGSPAVMRGQCAHLLDVAERANVHIQVAPAGLSGLIRPNGSMSLITLPDGHKWVYSETLDRGYFSDDPAVFGRYSQTYDVLRADAPSARESAALISDAMKGYEHHGQVPTERGDLDQEQLQRRQRRRLHRSSPRFPRTRPRPRQQEP; encoded by the coding sequence GTGACGAGGCGGAACGCCGAGGGGGCCGGCGGGGCCGGGAGTTCGGTGCTGTTCGGCGAGGTACTACGGCACTTCCGCGAGGCGGCGCTGCTGACGCAGGAGGCGCTGGCCAAGCAGATCCCCTGCGACCGGTCGCAGGTGGCGAAGATCGAGGCGGGCACGAGGGTCCCGAGCGAGCAGTTCGCGAAGCGGTGTGACGCGGTGCTGGACACGGGTGGGGTGTTGACCCGGATGTGGGGCAAGGTCGACTGGTATCCGCAGGTGGAACATCCGGATTGGTTCAAGCGCCGGGCAGAGATGGATGCGGAGGTCGTCGACCTGCGTGCGTACCACGAGCGCGTCATCCCGGGCCTCTTGCAGACAGTGGACTACATGGAGGCGCTGTTCAGCCGTCGCCGCAGGACTTCCGAGGAGGTGGAGGAGCGAGTACGTGCCCGACTGAGCCGACAGCAGCGCTTCCTGGAACCTGACGGCCCGTTCTACGCCGTGGTGTTGGACGAAAGCTGTCTACGCAACCTGGTGGGCAGCCCGGCCGTCATGCGGGGTCAGTGTGCGCACCTGCTCGACGTGGCCGAGCGCGCCAACGTCCACATCCAGGTCGCCCCGGCCGGTCTCTCGGGACTCATCCGCCCCAACGGTTCAATGTCGCTGATCACGCTGCCGGACGGGCACAAGTGGGTCTACTCGGAGACCCTGGACCGCGGCTACTTCAGCGACGATCCGGCCGTCTTCGGACGGTACAGCCAGACCTATGATGTGCTCAGGGCAGACGCTCCGTCAGCCCGTGAGTCCGCCGCTCTGATCAGCGACGCGATGAAGGGGTACGAGCATCATGGACAGGTACCAACTGAGCGTGGCGACCTGGATCAAGAGCAGCTACAGCGACGACAACGGCGGCGACTGCATCGAAGTAGCCCCCGGTTTCCCCGGACTCGTCCCCGTCCGCGACAGCAAGAACCCTGA
- a CDS encoding DUF7848 domain-containing protein has product MRQRDEGGLGRPPVPVPGCVTCAELAVRRDEARARYDRSAETDANVLLRHHQRRDHTTAPRTRRVFRYVPYVIAQDTTAEPEYEARCVSGDEEECGAESGVRHDPAAVEQWQRKHTQETRHLRYRRSFGDYSVLEPLG; this is encoded by the coding sequence GTGCGTCAGCGAGATGAGGGTGGGCTTGGGCGCCCGCCCGTGCCGGTTCCCGGTTGTGTGACGTGCGCCGAACTGGCCGTACGACGGGACGAGGCGCGGGCCCGTTACGACCGCAGCGCGGAGACCGACGCGAACGTCCTGCTCCGGCACCATCAGCGCCGCGACCACACCACCGCGCCCCGGACCCGCCGCGTCTTCCGCTACGTGCCGTACGTCATCGCGCAGGACACGACGGCCGAGCCGGAGTACGAGGCGCGGTGTGTGTCGGGTGACGAGGAGGAGTGCGGGGCGGAGTCCGGCGTACGGCACGACCCGGCGGCCGTGGAGCAGTGGCAGCGCAAGCACACGCAGGAGACCCGGCATCTGCGGTACCGCCGGAGCTTCGGGGACTACTCGGTGCTGGAGCCGCTGGGGTGA
- a CDS encoding GntR family transcriptional regulator produces MSEPAVRVDTTSQVPPYEQIRAQLAALIVTGRLTEGERLPTVRQLATDLGLAPGTVARAYRELEAAELIRTRRGAGTRVAAPPTGPTRPYALQLATLARDFTASARALGADTDTILTAVRDALGPDRRGPES; encoded by the coding sequence ATGAGTGAGCCCGCCGTCCGCGTCGACACCACCAGCCAGGTACCGCCGTACGAGCAGATCCGCGCGCAGCTCGCCGCGCTGATCGTCACCGGCCGGCTGACCGAGGGCGAACGGCTGCCGACCGTGCGCCAGCTGGCCACGGACCTCGGTCTGGCGCCGGGCACGGTCGCCCGCGCCTACCGCGAGCTGGAGGCCGCCGAGCTGATCCGCACCCGCCGCGGCGCGGGCACCCGGGTCGCGGCGCCGCCGACCGGCCCGACCCGCCCGTACGCCCTCCAACTCGCCACGCTCGCCCGCGACTTCACCGCCTCCGCCCGCGCACTGGGCGCCGACACCGACACCATCCTGACCGCCGTCCGCGACGCCCTGGGCCCGGACCGCCGAGGACCGGAAAGCTGA
- a CDS encoding isopenicillin N synthase family dioxygenase encodes MSDPKTPATPGGPRIPTIDLRPWLDGAPGARAAIARTVDEALQTAGFLLVTGHGVDPALRTRIREAARAFFTLPVEAKQAYEVKVGGRGWLGPGAEANGYAEGTETPPDLKESLTFATHEPFDDPVVNAEWYAPNVWPAEVPELRGLCEEYLARMGELEDLLLSLLGEALGLEPDFFSRHMSHPTYGFNINWYPGTEVIGDPVPGQFRIGPHTDFGTVTILDRQAGKGGLQVYTDEGGWEDAPYDPDAFTINIGDLMARWTGDRWRSGRHRVLPPPADEPAEELMSLVYFGECTPGTVVESVPAPVGRVAYPPVDSHVYLRAQLDSITVT; translated from the coding sequence GTGAGTGACCCCAAGACGCCCGCCACCCCCGGCGGCCCCCGCATCCCCACCATCGACCTGCGCCCCTGGCTCGACGGCGCCCCAGGCGCCCGCGCAGCCATCGCCCGTACCGTCGACGAGGCCCTCCAGACCGCCGGTTTCCTCCTCGTCACCGGCCACGGTGTCGACCCTGCCCTCCGCACCCGTATCCGGGAGGCCGCGCGCGCCTTCTTCACCCTCCCCGTCGAGGCCAAGCAGGCGTACGAGGTGAAGGTCGGCGGGCGCGGGTGGCTCGGGCCGGGGGCCGAGGCGAACGGGTATGCGGAGGGTACGGAGACTCCGCCGGACCTCAAGGAGTCGCTGACGTTCGCGACGCACGAGCCGTTCGACGACCCGGTCGTGAACGCGGAGTGGTACGCGCCGAATGTATGGCCGGCGGAGGTGCCGGAGCTGCGGGGGCTCTGCGAGGAGTACCTGGCGCGGATGGGCGAGCTGGAGGACCTGCTCCTCTCCCTCCTCGGTGAGGCCCTCGGTCTCGAACCGGACTTCTTCTCCCGCCACATGAGCCACCCCACCTACGGCTTCAACATCAACTGGTACCCGGGTACGGAGGTCATCGGCGACCCGGTGCCGGGTCAGTTCCGCATCGGCCCGCACACCGACTTCGGCACGGTCACGATCCTCGACCGGCAGGCCGGCAAGGGCGGGCTCCAGGTGTACACGGACGAGGGCGGCTGGGAGGACGCCCCCTACGACCCGGACGCCTTCACCATCAACATCGGTGACCTGATGGCCCGTTGGACCGGCGACCGCTGGCGTTCCGGGCGTCACCGCGTGCTGCCGCCCCCGGCCGACGAGCCCGCCGAGGAGCTGATGTCGCTGGTCTACTTCGGCGAGTGCACCCCGGGCACGGTCGTCGAGTCCGTCCCCGCGCCGGTCGGGCGGGTGGCGTACCCGCCGGTGGACTCCCATGTGTACCTGCGGGCGCAGTTGGACTCGATCACTGTGACCTGA
- a CDS encoding nucleoside deaminase → MDQPQSPAQARARAWLATAVEEARAGLAEGGIPIGAALYGPDGTLLGRGHNRRVQDGDPSMHAETAAFRAAGRQRTYRGTTMVTTLSPCWYCSGLVRQFGISRVVVGEAVTFHGGHDWLAEHGVEIVVLDDPECVSLMRDFIEHNPALWNEDIGE, encoded by the coding sequence ATGGACCAGCCGCAGTCACCAGCACAGGCGCGGGCACGCGCCTGGCTCGCCACCGCCGTGGAGGAGGCGCGGGCCGGGCTCGCCGAGGGCGGGATCCCCATCGGCGCCGCGCTCTACGGCCCCGACGGCACCCTCCTCGGGCGCGGCCACAACCGCCGCGTCCAGGACGGCGACCCCTCCATGCACGCCGAGACGGCCGCCTTCCGTGCTGCGGGGCGGCAGCGGACGTATCGCGGTACGACGATGGTGACGACGCTGTCGCCGTGCTGGTACTGCTCGGGGCTGGTGCGGCAGTTCGGCATCTCCAGGGTGGTGGTCGGGGAGGCCGTCACCTTCCACGGCGGGCACGACTGGCTCGCCGAACACGGCGTGGAGATCGTCGTGCTGGACGACCCGGAGTGCGTGTCCCTGATGCGCGACTTCATCGAGCACAACCCGGCTCTGTGGAACGAGGACATCGGTGAGTGA
- a CDS encoding gas vesicle protein K — protein MATTPPPLPDGPPTDRLREVSEAANRAFSLLPARPDDITPAPTGRGGAVARRLRTDPDTVERDLVRLVLTIVELLRQLMERQALHRVDQGGLTEDQEERLGMTLMVLHDRMTELCDHYGLTLDDLNLDLGPLGTLLPPPST, from the coding sequence ATGGCGACGACACCGCCACCCCTGCCTGACGGCCCGCCCACCGACCGGCTCCGCGAGGTGTCCGAGGCCGCGAACCGCGCGTTCTCGCTGCTGCCCGCACGGCCGGACGACATCACGCCGGCGCCCACCGGCCGGGGCGGAGCCGTGGCGCGCCGGCTGCGCACCGACCCCGACACGGTGGAACGGGATCTCGTCCGCCTCGTCCTCACCATCGTCGAACTGCTCCGCCAGCTGATGGAACGCCAGGCCCTCCACCGCGTCGACCAGGGCGGCCTCACCGAGGACCAGGAGGAACGCCTCGGCATGACCCTGATGGTCCTCCACGACCGCATGACCGAACTCTGCGACCACTACGGCCTCACCCTGGACGACCTCAACCTCGACCTCGGCCCCCTGGGCACCCTCCTCCCACCGCCGAGCACGTGA
- a CDS encoding gas vesicle protein, whose product MSAYGEYEYDDYDRPISGRQVALIDLLDRLLSGGVVLTGDLVLSIADIDLVRVSLRAVIVAVREEMDKQWASALPEPAHDAQAGQWAPALPERTYAEGGGHGDDTATPA is encoded by the coding sequence ATGAGCGCGTACGGCGAGTACGAGTACGACGACTACGACCGCCCGATCAGCGGCCGGCAAGTGGCCCTGATCGACCTGCTCGACCGGCTGCTGAGCGGCGGCGTCGTACTCACCGGAGACCTCGTCCTGAGCATCGCGGACATCGACCTGGTGCGGGTCTCGCTGCGCGCGGTGATCGTCGCCGTCCGCGAGGAGATGGACAAGCAGTGGGCGTCGGCCCTCCCCGAGCCCGCACACGACGCACAGGCCGGCCAGTGGGCACCCGCCCTGCCCGAGCGGACGTACGCGGAAGGGGGCGGCCATGGCGACGACACCGCCACCCCTGCCTGA
- a CDS encoding gas vesicle protein, with product MPSSSPSPSSSPSSSRSPYPYNQGSSANLADILERVLDKGIVIVGDIRVNLLDIELLTIKLRLLVASVDKAKEIGIDWWEHDPALSSRASRSDGRRSLADENERLRAEVKELRQRVAESPPELSPSQPAERRRPRPTERKPREESRTAEPRRKRRKVVTDEDEEDRS from the coding sequence GTGCCTTCGTCGTCGCCTTCCCCGTCGTCGTCGCCGTCATCGTCGCGAAGCCCCTATCCGTACAACCAGGGCTCCAGCGCGAACCTCGCCGACATCCTTGAACGCGTTCTCGACAAGGGCATCGTCATCGTCGGCGACATCAGGGTCAACCTGCTGGACATCGAGCTGCTCACCATCAAGCTCCGCCTCCTGGTGGCCTCGGTCGACAAGGCGAAGGAGATCGGCATCGACTGGTGGGAGCACGACCCCGCCCTCTCCTCCCGCGCGTCCCGCTCCGACGGCCGGCGCTCCCTCGCCGACGAGAACGAGCGCCTCCGCGCCGAGGTGAAGGAACTACGCCAACGCGTCGCGGAGTCCCCGCCGGAGCTGTCCCCGAGCCAACCGGCCGAGCGCCGCCGCCCCCGCCCCACCGAGCGGAAGCCCCGCGAGGAGAGCCGTACGGCAGAGCCCCGACGCAAACGCCGGAAGGTCGTGACCGACGAGGACGAAGAGGACCGGAGCTGA
- a CDS encoding SRPBCC family protein: MTEGRTAKGGSAGAGTLSETREEAGRNAGTTRLKEELEEYIEARLSLMLQNVGHGLGEGARKLSDVSAGSLTSTASHAKDALVDKAKDVTGKAKDVTGKAKGVTGKATEKAKGVTEKAKDVTEKAKDVAGKGHGKDPSGGSGKGHTIIEDIDVGVPVREAYDQWTQFQDFERFAKGVVGVEQEDEVTTKWHVKVAKSNRQWRGTITEQVPDERIAWTTEGDKGTTRGVVTFHPLGENLTKVLLVLEYFPKGLFEKTGSLVRAQGRRARLDLKLYRTFVMMRGEATGGWRGEIHDAEVQEPEAADEERDEDEERDEDEETEEGEEGQEGAEPEDEYDEEQKEADEDENEAEAEAAEDDEDYGPEEEWEEEEEADEDEDGGRKETRSSEP, translated from the coding sequence ATGACTGAGGGCAGGACGGCGAAAGGCGGCTCGGCGGGTGCCGGCACCCTCAGCGAAACGCGCGAGGAGGCCGGTCGGAACGCGGGCACGACCCGGCTGAAGGAAGAGCTGGAGGAGTACATCGAGGCCCGGCTGTCGCTGATGCTCCAGAACGTGGGCCACGGGCTGGGCGAGGGCGCGCGCAAGCTGAGCGACGTGAGCGCGGGGTCACTGACGTCGACCGCGTCGCATGCCAAGGACGCGCTGGTGGACAAGGCGAAGGACGTCACGGGAAAGGCGAAGGACGTCACGGGGAAGGCCAAGGGCGTCACCGGCAAGGCGACCGAGAAGGCCAAGGGCGTCACCGAGAAGGCCAAGGACGTCACCGAGAAAGCGAAGGACGTCGCCGGCAAGGGGCACGGCAAGGACCCCTCGGGCGGCAGCGGCAAGGGGCACACCATCATCGAGGACATCGACGTGGGTGTGCCGGTGCGCGAGGCGTACGACCAGTGGACGCAGTTCCAGGACTTCGAACGGTTCGCCAAGGGCGTGGTCGGCGTCGAGCAGGAGGACGAGGTCACCACCAAATGGCACGTCAAGGTCGCCAAGTCGAACCGTCAGTGGCGCGGCACCATCACGGAGCAGGTGCCCGACGAGCGCATCGCCTGGACGACGGAGGGCGACAAGGGCACGACCAGGGGCGTCGTCACCTTCCATCCGCTCGGCGAGAACCTCACCAAGGTGCTGCTCGTCCTTGAGTACTTCCCCAAGGGACTCTTCGAGAAGACGGGAAGCCTGGTACGGGCCCAGGGCCGCCGCGCCCGCCTCGACCTGAAGCTCTACCGCACCTTCGTCATGATGCGCGGCGAGGCCACCGGGGGCTGGCGCGGAGAGATCCACGACGCGGAGGTCCAGGAACCGGAGGCCGCCGACGAGGAGCGGGACGAGGACGAGGAGCGGGACGAGGACGAAGAGACCGAAGAGGGCGAAGAGGGCCAGGAGGGCGCAGAGCCCGAGGACGAGTACGACGAGGAGCAGAAGGAAGCAGACGAAGACGAAAACGAAGCCGAAGCCGAAGCCGCCGAGGACGACGAGGACTACGGCCCCGAGGAGGAATGGGAGGAGGAGGAAGAAGCGGACGAGGACGAAGACGGAGGGCGGAAGGAAACGAGGTCGAGTGAGCCGTGA
- a CDS encoding ABC transporter substrate-binding protein yields the protein MNNATIGAAVLGGYLLGRTKKAKAAIGLGALLAGSRVRPGQLGKALDSPFIGNITRQVRTELTDASKAAATSVLTAKADSLAGALHERTAGLRERAEATGEQDQAEDEEEEEEEKKGPPEEDEAEDEDEAEEKEPAEEDEAQDQAEDDEKAGEGRKGRDAKAGAGTSARRSGGRSTAQRSGSTARKSEPRPKKKTAAAIRTKSGTGSRSRRQDDD from the coding sequence ATGAACAACGCCACGATCGGCGCGGCCGTCCTGGGCGGTTATCTGCTGGGGCGGACGAAGAAGGCCAAGGCCGCCATCGGCCTCGGCGCCCTGCTGGCCGGATCCCGGGTCAGGCCCGGACAGCTCGGCAAGGCGCTCGACTCCCCGTTCATCGGCAACATCACCCGGCAGGTGCGCACCGAGCTGACGGACGCGAGCAAGGCCGCGGCGACCTCCGTACTGACGGCGAAGGCCGACAGCCTCGCCGGAGCCCTGCACGAACGCACGGCGGGCCTGCGGGAACGGGCCGAGGCGACCGGCGAGCAGGACCAGGCCGAGGACGAGGAGGAAGAGGAGGAGGAGAAGAAGGGACCTCCCGAAGAGGACGAGGCCGAGGACGAGGACGAGGCCGAGGAGAAGGAACCGGCCGAAGAGGACGAGGCGCAGGACCAGGCCGAGGACGACGAGAAGGCCGGAGAGGGCCGGAAGGGCCGGGACGCGAAGGCCGGCGCAGGGACCTCGGCGCGGCGGAGCGGTGGACGCTCGACGGCGCAGCGAAGCGGGTCGACGGCCCGGAAGAGCGAACCGCGCCCGAAGAAGAAGACCGCCGCCGCGATCCGCACCAAGAGCGGCACCGGCTCACGGTCGAGGAGGCAGGACGATGACTGA
- a CDS encoding gas vesicle protein GvpG, producing the protein MGLVGTILTLPVAPVRGVGWVVDKVRQAAEDEYYDPAPIQEELVNLERARTEGRVDEEEFARREEELLHRLEEISAYRLQQGAQPGP; encoded by the coding sequence GTGGGACTGGTCGGGACCATCCTGACGTTGCCGGTCGCCCCCGTGCGGGGTGTCGGTTGGGTGGTCGACAAGGTGAGACAGGCCGCGGAGGACGAGTACTACGACCCGGCCCCCATCCAGGAGGAGCTGGTGAACCTGGAGCGGGCGCGGACCGAGGGGCGCGTCGACGAGGAGGAGTTCGCGCGGCGCGAGGAGGAGTTGCTGCACCGTCTGGAGGAGATCAGCGCCTACCGGCTCCAGCAGGGTGCACAGCCCGGTCCGTGA
- a CDS encoding GvpL/GvpF family gas vesicle protein — protein sequence MSVYVYAITKAAHPLGLDDVKGVGEDPADLHAVSSGELRAVVSETPEDLSVSRRDVEAHHEVQEQLWADGAILPMSFGFVAQDEAAVEALLQERAEAFSRRLDELTGRAEFNVKGVLDEDTLLRTILTESPRARELNEAIREGGGTYEDRLALGELVAQEVQARQEALGEEVLAALRPYTLAEQVTPPSSQYFVNASFLVDGERSDEFTEAGGELAEALGEGVELRLRGPLPPYSFV from the coding sequence ATGTCCGTGTACGTGTACGCGATCACCAAGGCGGCGCATCCGCTGGGCCTGGACGACGTCAAGGGCGTCGGGGAGGACCCCGCCGACCTGCACGCCGTCAGCAGCGGCGAACTCCGCGCCGTCGTCAGCGAGACCCCCGAGGACCTGTCGGTCAGCCGCCGGGACGTCGAGGCGCACCACGAGGTCCAGGAACAGCTGTGGGCCGACGGCGCCATCCTGCCGATGAGCTTCGGGTTCGTCGCCCAGGACGAGGCCGCCGTGGAGGCCCTGCTCCAGGAGCGGGCCGAGGCGTTCTCCCGGCGCCTCGACGAGCTGACCGGCCGCGCGGAGTTCAACGTCAAGGGCGTCCTGGACGAGGACACCCTCCTGCGCACCATCCTGACGGAGTCCCCGCGGGCCCGTGAGCTGAACGAGGCGATCCGCGAGGGCGGCGGCACGTACGAGGACCGCCTCGCCCTCGGCGAGCTGGTGGCCCAGGAGGTGCAGGCCCGGCAGGAGGCGCTGGGCGAGGAGGTCCTCGCCGCGCTGCGGCCCTACACCCTGGCCGAGCAGGTCACGCCGCCGTCTTCGCAGTACTTCGTGAACGCGTCCTTCCTGGTGGACGGCGAACGGTCCGACGAGTTCACCGAGGCCGGCGGCGAGCTGGCCGAGGCCCTGGGAGAGGGGGTGGAACTGCGGCTGCGCGGCCCGCTGCCGCCGTACAGCTTCGTATGA
- a CDS encoding gas vesicle structural protein GvpA, with product MVPQGEGGAVAARGGGSGNLYDVLELVLDRGLVIDAFARVSLVGIEILKIDARVVVASVDTYLRFAEACNRLDLESGRKAPSQLTDIVGNTVESGARGKSKGALTGAVQAVTESLQKGRGDDDERESGREKQRVRSERSGTSRRSSRDREE from the coding sequence GTGGTGCCGCAGGGCGAGGGCGGCGCCGTAGCCGCCCGTGGCGGCGGCTCGGGGAACCTCTACGACGTGCTGGAACTCGTCCTCGACCGGGGTCTGGTCATCGACGCGTTCGCGCGGGTCTCCCTGGTCGGGATAGAGATCCTGAAGATCGACGCCCGGGTGGTCGTGGCCAGCGTCGACACGTATCTACGCTTCGCGGAGGCGTGCAACCGGCTGGATCTGGAATCGGGACGCAAGGCTCCCTCCCAGCTGACGGACATCGTCGGGAACACCGTCGAGTCGGGCGCCCGGGGCAAGAGCAAAGGGGCGCTCACGGGCGCGGTCCAGGCCGTCACCGAGTCGCTCCAGAAGGGGCGCGGGGACGACGACGAGCGCGAATCCGGGCGCGAGAAGCAGCGCGTGCGCTCCGAGCGGAGCGGCACGAGCCGCCGTTCCTCCAGGGACCGTGAGGAGTGA
- a CDS encoding gas vesicle protein GvpO translates to MTSGHESEKQRSSSRQKPAEDRLSAPEAMRSAIEQLTELLGRAPESVSALKPTEEGWEAQVEVLELERIPQTTSVMAGYRVVLDPAGKLLAYERGRRYTRAQIDRGDTR, encoded by the coding sequence ATCACGAGCGGCCATGAGTCGGAGAAGCAGCGTTCCTCGTCGCGGCAGAAGCCCGCCGAGGACCGGCTCTCCGCGCCCGAGGCCATGCGGAGCGCGATCGAGCAGCTCACCGAGTTGCTGGGCCGCGCTCCCGAGTCTGTTTCCGCGCTGAAGCCGACCGAAGAGGGCTGGGAGGCCCAGGTCGAGGTCCTGGAACTGGAGCGCATCCCGCAGACGACCAGTGTGATGGCCGGCTACCGGGTCGTTCTGGATCCCGCGGGCAAACTGCTGGCGTACGAGCGCGGACGCCGGTACACGCGCGCGCAGATCGACCGGGGCGACACCCGCTGA
- a CDS encoding MerR family transcriptional regulator, with protein MSRPEQPPTAVAARLRPVDLARLSGVSTQQIRNYEEAGVLPPVPRTGSGYRVFGDAHRRALLTYRALSKGYGAVAATRIMRTVHEGDVPGALALVDAEHAALHAERVSLRATSEALQTLAGEPPEDDVPGTDLLIGEVAALLGVRTSTLRVWEAAGLLSPHREPGTGYRHYTPEEVRDARFILALRRNHYLLDHIRPVLEALRREGTTEALHTAIETRHTALTTRTAAMLGGAGHLNTYLTADAARS; from the coding sequence ATGTCCCGACCCGAGCAACCTCCGACTGCCGTCGCCGCCCGCCTGCGCCCCGTCGACCTCGCCCGGCTCTCCGGTGTCTCCACCCAGCAGATCCGCAACTACGAGGAGGCGGGCGTCCTGCCGCCCGTCCCGCGCACCGGCTCCGGTTACCGGGTCTTCGGGGACGCGCACCGGCGGGCGCTGCTGACGTACCGGGCGCTGTCGAAGGGGTACGGGGCGGTGGCGGCGACGCGGATCATGCGGACCGTGCACGAGGGGGACGTGCCCGGGGCGCTGGCCCTGGTGGACGCGGAGCACGCGGCGCTGCACGCGGAGCGGGTGTCGCTGCGGGCGACGAGCGAGGCACTTCAGACGCTGGCCGGGGAGCCGCCCGAGGACGACGTCCCCGGCACCGACCTGCTGATCGGCGAGGTCGCCGCGCTGCTCGGCGTCCGCACGTCCACGCTCCGCGTCTGGGAGGCCGCCGGTCTCCTCTCCCCCCACCGCGAGCCCGGCACCGGCTACCGCCACTACACCCCCGAAGAAGTACGCGACGCCCGCTTCATCCTCGCCCTCCGTCGCAACCACTACCTCCTCGACCACATCCGCCCCGTCCTCGAGGCCCTCCGCCGAGAAGGCACCACCGAAGCCCTCCACACCGCCATCGAGACCCGCCACACCGCCCTGACCACCCGCACGGCGGCGATGCTGGGGGGCGCCGGGCACCTGAACACGTATCTGACAGCCGACGCCGCGCGGAGCTGA